A DNA window from Sporosarcina sp. ANT_H38 contains the following coding sequences:
- a CDS encoding DUF1189 family protein — protein MKFHQLFKAAIHEPKKLAAFRLLPIGKVFRYVFIFVALFTLLSFIRYIAGDAVLFEASPELIEHGETIGGLIYPIAFLLQLVISTSYIFIRISIFGYVGILLLKLMKRRGEYRHMWRTSAIAITIPIVLTIGFDFLPAMKNLSTVITSGVHLAYITVAAKYYPKIPQ, from the coding sequence ATGAAGTTCCACCAGCTATTCAAAGCAGCAATCCATGAACCGAAAAAACTAGCCGCATTTCGCCTTTTACCAATCGGTAAAGTGTTTCGCTATGTTTTCATTTTCGTTGCTTTGTTCACATTGCTATCATTCATCCGCTATATAGCAGGGGATGCAGTATTATTTGAAGCCTCACCCGAATTAATAGAACATGGAGAAACAATTGGAGGACTCATTTATCCGATAGCATTTCTTCTTCAGCTTGTTATCAGCACCTCTTACATCTTCATCCGGATCAGCATTTTTGGATACGTAGGAATACTCCTATTAAAACTGATGAAAAGGCGTGGGGAATACCGTCATATGTGGAGAACTTCCGCTATTGCCATTACCATCCCTATTGTTTTGACAATCGGGTTTGATTTCCTTCCGGCAATGAAAAACTTAAGTACAGTTATTACATCCGGTGTCCACTTAGCTTATATTACAGTTGCAGCTAAGTATTATCCAAAAATACCTCAATGA
- a CDS encoding Na/Pi cotransporter family protein: MEVNWQEMLFQFLGGLGIFLFAIKYMGDGLQKAAGDRLRAILDRFTTNPFMGVLVGIIVTVLIQSSSGTTVITVGLVSAGFMTLRQAIGVIMGANIGTTITAFIIGLDVGAYALPIMAIGAFLIFFVKKSQVKNLGEVIFGFGGLFLGLELMSGGMKPLRELEAFTDMMISMSDQPVLGVVVGTVFTLIVQSSSATVGIMQGLYAENLIDLNGALPILFGDNIGTTITAILASIGASVAAKRAAATHVLFNVIGTVIFMLILIPFTAYVEWISGVLALENKMQIAFAHGSFNIANTIIQFPLIGAWAWLVTKMIPGEDVTIEYKPKHLDRHFIEQSPAVAIGQAKEEIIRMGEFSVRGLQESFEYLKTGNKKHAETAYQIEDAINNLDRKITDYLVEITSVSISPVESARHFMLLDTVRDIERIGDHFENIIELIDFRDVNRVKLTENAMSDLTEMFTLTIETVQKAIDSLNQNDMELARTVAEKEVLIDKMERKFRKNHILRLNEGRCTAQSGMVFVDIVSNLERVGDHAVNIAEAILGNRA, encoded by the coding sequence ATGGAGGTAAACTGGCAGGAAATGCTGTTTCAGTTTCTTGGTGGACTTGGAATTTTCTTGTTCGCAATAAAGTATATGGGAGACGGTCTTCAAAAAGCGGCGGGTGATAGGCTCCGCGCAATCCTTGACCGATTCACAACGAATCCGTTTATGGGTGTACTCGTCGGAATTATCGTCACAGTCTTGATTCAATCGAGTTCTGGAACGACTGTAATTACAGTAGGACTTGTGAGTGCTGGTTTTATGACACTTCGTCAAGCTATTGGTGTCATTATGGGAGCCAATATCGGGACGACGATAACGGCGTTCATAATTGGCCTTGATGTCGGAGCATATGCACTGCCTATTATGGCGATTGGAGCATTTCTCATATTCTTTGTTAAGAAAAGTCAGGTTAAAAACTTGGGAGAAGTCATTTTTGGTTTCGGAGGACTTTTCTTAGGACTCGAATTAATGAGCGGAGGTATGAAGCCTCTAAGAGAATTAGAAGCATTCACTGATATGATGATATCGATGAGTGATCAACCGGTGCTCGGTGTAGTTGTCGGTACAGTATTTACTTTGATTGTTCAAAGTTCGAGTGCGACAGTCGGTATTATGCAAGGTCTTTATGCCGAAAACCTCATAGATTTAAATGGAGCATTGCCGATTCTTTTTGGAGACAATATCGGGACGACGATCACGGCTATTCTTGCATCAATCGGTGCATCAGTAGCGGCGAAACGAGCTGCGGCGACGCATGTCTTATTTAACGTTATTGGAACGGTTATATTCATGCTAATTCTTATACCATTCACTGCTTATGTCGAGTGGATTTCAGGGGTATTGGCCCTTGAAAATAAAATGCAAATTGCCTTTGCACACGGCTCGTTCAACATCGCAAATACAATCATTCAGTTCCCATTAATCGGAGCGTGGGCATGGTTGGTTACAAAAATGATTCCAGGTGAAGATGTTACAATCGAATATAAACCGAAGCATTTGGATAGACACTTTATAGAACAATCACCAGCAGTTGCGATTGGACAAGCGAAAGAAGAAATTATTCGCATGGGTGAATTCAGTGTTCGTGGTTTACAGGAGTCTTTCGAATACTTGAAAACAGGTAATAAAAAACATGCGGAGACCGCTTATCAGATTGAAGATGCCATCAACAATTTGGATAGAAAGATTACGGATTATCTTGTTGAAATCACTTCAGTCAGTATTTCGCCGGTTGAATCTGCACGTCATTTCATGCTGTTGGATACGGTCCGTGATATTGAGCGGATTGGTGATCACTTTGAAAACATCATCGAACTTATTGATTTCCGTGATGTCAACCGTGTAAAATTGACGGAAAATGCGATGAGTGATTTGACAGAAATGTTCACCCTGACAATCGAAACAGTTCAAAAAGCTATTGACTCACTCAACCAAAATGATATGGAATTGGCAAGGACAGTTGCTGAAAAAGAAGTTCTCATTGATAAAATGGAACGGAAATTCAGAAAAAACCATATTTTAAGACTCAATGAAGGTCGTTGTACTGCACAATCAGGCATGGTTTTTGTTGATATCGTTTCTAACTTGGAACGTGTCGGAGACCATGCTGTGAATATAGCAGAAGCAATTCTAGGAAACAGAGCATAA
- a CDS encoding LTA synthase family protein, translating into MNKIVWSKHSVLVIAIVATWLTTYFGYITSFNMKIDNIMQEFILFLNPLSFLLFVYGIALFIKSTKRRNFYIMTVSVLTSIIMFSNAVFYRFFNDFITLPVLFQTSNFGDLSSSVTANLHVMDIFFFTDVLIIYLAIRFMPKDNPIGQQNKNGRKLYFVMTAAVMMVNLGLAEMERPQLLTRSFDRELLVKNIGTYNYHIYDLFIQSKSHAQRALADGSELVEVSNYINASYAAPDPEMFGVAEGRNIIAISLESLQSFVINEKMDGHVITPFLNELTKDPDTFYFSDFYHNTGLGKTSDSEFLLENSLYPRNGSAVFFTHSGNTYQSMAAKLGENDYYTNVMHANNRSFWNRDIMYGALGIDKFYDIESYTVGEGEAVNWGMKDIPFFDQSVELMKEMPQPFYSRLITLTNHHPFDLDEEDKLIPEYTSNSSTLNKYFQAVRYMDEAVKILFEDLKESGLYDNSIIVMYGDHYGISENHNKAMGMYQDKEITPFDSAKLQKVPLYIHIPGYGKGKTIDEVSGQIDLKPTILHLMGLETKEDMTLGSDILSPDHEPFTIFRDGRFVTDKNVYTQEVCYDSETGEETDMVECEPFIERSVTELNYSDMIINGDLLRFKEEQEQSTEINSKDKE; encoded by the coding sequence ATGAACAAAATAGTATGGTCAAAACATTCCGTACTCGTAATAGCAATTGTCGCAACGTGGTTGACAACGTATTTCGGTTATATTACAAGCTTTAATATGAAAATCGATAATATAATGCAGGAATTCATTCTCTTTTTGAATCCTCTTAGTTTTCTTCTATTTGTTTACGGCATTGCGCTATTCATCAAGAGTACGAAAAGACGTAATTTTTATATAATGACAGTAAGTGTACTTACTTCGATTATTATGTTTAGTAATGCAGTGTTTTATAGATTTTTCAATGACTTTATTACCCTGCCAGTTTTGTTCCAAACGAGTAACTTCGGTGATCTTTCATCATCAGTTACTGCCAATCTACATGTGATGGACATATTCTTTTTCACAGATGTGCTAATTATCTATTTGGCAATCCGTTTTATGCCTAAAGATAATCCTATTGGGCAACAAAACAAAAATGGACGTAAACTTTACTTCGTCATGACTGCTGCAGTTATGATGGTAAACCTTGGTCTGGCAGAAATGGAAAGACCGCAATTATTAACACGTAGTTTCGATAGAGAGCTTCTTGTTAAAAATATCGGAACATATAATTACCACATCTATGATTTGTTCATTCAATCCAAATCCCATGCTCAGCGTGCGCTTGCGGATGGCAGTGAACTAGTGGAAGTAAGTAACTATATTAATGCGAGCTACGCTGCTCCTGATCCTGAAATGTTTGGGGTTGCGGAAGGGCGTAATATCATTGCAATCTCGCTTGAATCCTTGCAGTCGTTCGTTATTAACGAGAAAATGGATGGACATGTAATCACGCCGTTTCTGAATGAACTAACGAAAGATCCGGATACATTTTATTTCTCTGATTTTTATCATAATACGGGACTAGGAAAGACGTCGGATTCGGAATTCCTTCTCGAAAATTCGTTGTATCCGAGAAATGGTAGTGCAGTATTCTTCACGCATAGTGGTAATACTTATCAATCCATGGCGGCGAAGCTTGGTGAAAATGACTATTACACGAATGTAATGCATGCAAATAACCGGAGTTTCTGGAATCGCGATATCATGTATGGTGCTCTCGGTATCGATAAGTTTTACGATATTGAAAGTTACACAGTCGGTGAAGGGGAAGCAGTTAACTGGGGCATGAAAGACATCCCATTTTTCGATCAATCAGTAGAGTTGATGAAAGAAATGCCACAGCCTTTTTACTCAAGACTGATTACATTGACGAACCATCATCCGTTTGATTTGGATGAAGAAGATAAGCTTATTCCTGAATATACATCAAATTCAAGTACATTAAATAAATATTTCCAAGCAGTTCGATATATGGATGAAGCAGTTAAAATTCTTTTCGAAGATTTAAAGGAAAGCGGCTTGTATGATAACTCGATAATCGTTATGTACGGAGATCATTATGGTATTTCTGAAAATCATAATAAAGCGATGGGTATGTACCAGGATAAAGAAATTACGCCTTTCGATAGTGCGAAATTGCAGAAAGTTCCTTTGTACATCCATATTCCTGGATATGGAAAAGGAAAGACAATTGACGAAGTATCAGGACAAATCGATTTGAAACCTACTATTCTTCATTTGATGGGGCTTGAAACGAAGGAAGATATGACGCTTGGTTCGGATATTTTATCACCGGATCATGAACCGTTTACTATATTCCGCGATGGACGTTTTGTAACCGATAAAAATGTATACACGCAAGAGGTTTGTTATGATAGTGAAACGGGCGAAGAAACCGATATGGTCGAATGTGAGCCGTTTATCGAGCGATCTGTGACTGAGTTAAATTATTCTGATATGATTATTAATGGAGATTTGCTCAGATTCAAGGAAGAACAGGAACAATCGACGGAAATTAACAGTAAAGATAAAGAATGA
- a CDS encoding superoxide dismutase gives MTYKLPELPYAYDALEPHFDKETMNIHHTKHHNAYVTNLNNALEGNEELLNKSIEDLIANLDAVPEDKRTAVRNNGGGHANHSLFWELLSADGGGNPSGALAEAIDNKFGSLDAFKEEFAKAGATRFGSGWAWLVLNGSELEIMSTPNQDSPIMEGKTPLLGLDVWEHAYYLNYQNRRPDYISAFWNVVNWDEVAKRYGK, from the coding sequence ATGACTTACAAATTACCAGAACTACCTTACGCATATGATGCACTTGAACCACACTTTGACAAAGAAACGATGAATATTCATCACACTAAACACCATAATGCATATGTGACGAACCTTAATAACGCACTTGAAGGAAACGAAGAACTTCTAAACAAATCAATCGAAGATCTTATTGCTAATCTTGACGCTGTACCTGAAGACAAGCGTACGGCAGTCCGTAATAATGGTGGCGGCCACGCGAATCACTCACTATTCTGGGAGCTTCTATCAGCAGATGGTGGTGGTAACCCATCAGGCGCACTTGCTGAAGCAATCGACAACAAGTTCGGCAGCTTAGATGCATTTAAAGAAGAATTTGCAAAAGCCGGTGCAACTCGTTTTGGTTCAGGTTGGGCTTGGCTTGTATTAAATGGTAGCGAGCTTGAAATTATGTCAACTCCAAACCAGGATTCACCAATCATGGAAGGTAAAACGCCTCTTCTTGGTCTTGACGTTTGGGAGCACGCGTATTACTTAAACTATCAAAACCGTCGTCCTGACTACATTTCAGCGTTTTGGAATGTTGTTAATTGGGACGAAGTTGCAAAACGTTACGGTAAATAA
- a CDS encoding endolytic transglycosylase MltG codes for MIRDILRAVGIGCLLAGGILYFTIDSKNPSDEDAQLLQDEVEQLQIELAKTKELLGTAQTISTVKEKAGEKKTVVTESNLPSDAAVLNTILTIESGSNSTVVSANLERLGIIEDAALFDSYLADNNLTGRIQIGDHKVDSSMNFKSIAKEITTVKK; via the coding sequence ATGATACGAGACATTTTACGGGCAGTTGGAATTGGCTGTCTCCTTGCTGGAGGAATCCTATATTTCACCATCGACAGTAAGAATCCTTCGGACGAAGACGCGCAACTATTGCAGGATGAAGTTGAACAACTTCAAATCGAGCTTGCTAAAACGAAAGAGCTCTTAGGTACTGCCCAAACCATATCTACAGTTAAAGAGAAAGCAGGAGAAAAGAAAACTGTTGTAACCGAAAGTAATCTCCCTTCTGATGCCGCCGTCCTTAATACCATTTTAACGATTGAATCCGGTTCTAATTCGACAGTTGTCTCGGCCAACCTTGAGAGATTGGGAATTATCGAGGATGCAGCTCTATTCGACTCCTATCTTGCAGATAATAATCTGACAGGTAGAATACAGATTGGTGATCATAAAGTGGATTCTTCAATGAATTTCAAATCAATCGCTAAAGAAATCACGACAGTAAAAAAGTAG
- a CDS encoding penicillin-binding protein 2, with protein sequence MKKQVRKADQAKIRQRKHITFRMNFLFFSIFVLFSVLIFRLGYLQIVKGEEYSRELEKKEEIPINTSVPRGKIFDRMGHVLVDNDPKNAITYTKMTSTSSKDMLEIAQKLADLIEKDTKRITIGDKRDFWILKNPEKALKKVSKKEQLALEKGSSLSRIEAQRKINSLTRERVTDEEIESFTDEELEVLAIYREMMSGYAYSPQIVKSGDVTKEEFAIVSERLGELPGVDTTTDWERVKKSDNAILGSTTSPIEGLPKSREDYFLARGYSRNDRVGRSYIEQYYEELLKGQTTIVKNIKDRKGSVVETKTIREGEPGKDLILTIDSELQQELEKIVSDKLLELKKGPNSQELDRAFLVMMNPNNGEILSLVGKQVVTNKETGKLEIWDYAYGTFTALHEAGSTVKMATLLTGYQEDAVSIGEVKIDEEIKIGGIRKKSLFNKGYRIPVSDIQAIGRSSNVYMFKIAMAVANANYRYGESLSIDKKAFDTFRQSFASFGLGTKTGIDLPGEAAGLIGDSTLTGILLDLSIGQYDTYTTLQLAQYVSTIANGGYRVAPKVLKEIRQPSEDGEILGPLIQESEVKVLNRIENTDAEIEQVKRGMHYVYYGADGTARNIFAGKDYDGAGKTGTAQAFSNGKPTINLSHVGFAPYENPEIAYAVVIPNISTDQRVYKYAQNDIVKQAVDEYFKLKAKRAKEETSTAAKQPIIQAPEIESK encoded by the coding sequence ATGAAAAAACAGGTTCGTAAGGCGGATCAAGCTAAAATACGCCAACGAAAACATATTACATTCCGGATGAATTTCCTATTCTTTTCTATCTTTGTTCTATTTTCTGTGCTTATTTTCCGTCTTGGCTATTTACAAATCGTTAAAGGGGAAGAATATTCCCGTGAGTTGGAAAAAAAGGAAGAAATACCTATCAACACAAGCGTGCCGAGGGGGAAAATATTTGACCGCATGGGGCATGTTCTGGTTGATAACGATCCGAAAAACGCCATTACATATACGAAAATGACGTCGACGAGCTCGAAAGATATGCTGGAAATCGCTCAAAAACTCGCAGATTTGATTGAAAAAGACACGAAAAGAATTACTATTGGGGATAAAAGAGATTTTTGGATATTAAAAAATCCAGAAAAGGCGTTGAAAAAAGTATCCAAAAAGGAACAGCTGGCACTTGAAAAGGGTAGTTCGCTCTCGCGGATAGAGGCTCAGCGTAAGATTAATAGTCTCACGCGAGAACGGGTTACAGACGAGGAAATTGAATCATTCACGGATGAGGAGTTAGAAGTGCTCGCGATATACAGGGAAATGATGTCGGGCTATGCTTATTCTCCGCAAATAGTGAAAAGTGGAGATGTAACAAAAGAGGAATTCGCAATTGTATCTGAGCGTCTGGGAGAATTACCTGGCGTTGATACAACGACGGATTGGGAGCGAGTGAAAAAATCGGATAATGCGATTCTGGGTTCAACGACTAGCCCCATTGAAGGTCTTCCGAAATCTAGGGAGGATTATTTCTTGGCGAGGGGTTATTCAAGAAATGACCGTGTCGGAAGAAGTTATATCGAGCAATATTATGAAGAATTATTAAAAGGGCAAACAACAATTGTCAAAAACATTAAAGATCGAAAAGGTAGCGTGGTTGAAACGAAAACAATTAGGGAAGGAGAACCTGGTAAGGATCTAATTCTAACGATTGATAGCGAGTTGCAACAGGAACTTGAAAAGATTGTGTCTGATAAACTATTGGAATTGAAAAAGGGGCCGAATTCACAAGAACTAGATAGGGCCTTCCTAGTCATGATGAATCCGAATAACGGCGAAATCCTTTCACTAGTTGGTAAGCAAGTCGTTACTAATAAGGAAACAGGCAAGCTTGAAATATGGGACTATGCATATGGTACATTTACTGCGCTTCATGAGGCCGGATCGACGGTTAAGATGGCTACGCTTCTTACAGGATATCAGGAAGACGCAGTAAGTATAGGTGAAGTGAAGATAGATGAAGAAATTAAAATCGGGGGAATCAGAAAAAAGTCGCTGTTCAATAAAGGCTACAGGATTCCTGTAAGTGATATCCAAGCAATTGGAAGATCTTCAAACGTTTATATGTTCAAAATCGCAATGGCTGTGGCAAATGCTAACTATCGATATGGAGAGTCGCTGAGTATCGATAAAAAGGCTTTTGATACTTTCCGACAATCTTTCGCATCTTTTGGATTGGGAACAAAAACCGGAATTGATTTGCCAGGCGAGGCAGCTGGTCTCATTGGCGATAGCACCTTGACTGGGATATTACTAGACTTGTCAATCGGGCAGTACGATACCTATACAACGCTTCAACTTGCACAATATGTATCTACAATTGCAAATGGGGGCTATCGTGTGGCTCCTAAAGTACTAAAAGAAATACGTCAACCATCTGAGGATGGTGAAATTCTTGGTCCGCTCATTCAAGAGTCAGAGGTCAAGGTCTTAAATAGGATTGAGAACACAGATGCGGAGATTGAACAAGTGAAGCGCGGGATGCACTATGTGTATTATGGAGCTGATGGGACTGCTCGAAATATCTTTGCTGGAAAAGACTATGATGGAGCTGGAAAAACGGGGACAGCACAGGCATTTAGTAATGGGAAGCCAACAATCAATCTTTCACATGTCGGTTTTGCACCTTATGAAAACCCAGAAATTGCATATGCAGTTGTCATTCCGAATATATCTACAGATCAGCGTGTTTATAAATACGCCCAGAATGATATTGTAAAGCAAGCAGTAGATGAATATTTTAAGTTGAAAGCAAAAAGAGCTAAAGAGGAAACCTCAACAGCAGCTAAGCAACCAATCATCCAAGCGCCTGAAATAGAGTCCAAATAA
- a CDS encoding DUF2626 family protein codes for MDNMFKLMGFWTGIFAVMFYIGDMHPAALLFVANTGFFLLLGFLNLTERMYMYLFGAYLMVFMVGFSYYSTFIHVPGSH; via the coding sequence ATGGATAACATGTTCAAGTTGATGGGTTTCTGGACAGGCATATTCGCGGTTATGTTTTATATAGGAGACATGCATCCAGCCGCACTTCTTTTTGTTGCGAACACTGGATTCTTCCTACTACTTGGATTCTTGAACCTGACAGAGCGGATGTACATGTACTTATTTGGAGCATATCTGATGGTGTTTATGGTTGGATTCAGCTACTACTCAACGTTTATACACGTACCAGGTTCTCACTAA
- a CDS encoding YqgQ family protein, protein MKDFLGVLQLLKRFGIYVYTGNRKDDIDMVQSEVKDLYDNGLLMKEDYLKAVLILRSEASKM, encoded by the coding sequence ATGAAAGATTTTCTTGGAGTCCTCCAATTACTCAAGCGTTTCGGAATTTATGTCTATACGGGAAATCGAAAAGATGACATCGATATGGTGCAATCGGAAGTGAAAGACCTTTACGATAATGGTCTGCTAATGAAGGAAGACTATTTAAAAGCAGTGTTAATCTTGCGTAGTGAAGCGTCAAAAATGTGA
- a CDS encoding DUF2759 family protein, with amino-acid sequence MNLLMVIFGLIAILAVVGTVQAFKERNVLSILFNVGAAVVFGGFTIATLVFQGFPPTL; translated from the coding sequence ATGAACTTATTGATGGTCATTTTTGGACTCATCGCAATTTTAGCGGTGGTAGGTACGGTTCAAGCATTTAAAGAACGTAACGTTTTAAGTATTTTATTTAATGTTGGAGCTGCAGTCGTTTTTGGCGGTTTCACAATTGCGACTCTTGTTTTCCAAGGGTTTCCACCTACTCTGTAA
- the rpmG gene encoding 50S ribosomal protein L33, with amino-acid sequence MRVNVTLACTECGERNYISKKNKRNNPERIEMKKYCSREKKQTLHRETK; translated from the coding sequence ATGCGCGTAAATGTTACACTAGCTTGCACAGAATGTGGTGAGCGCAACTATATTTCAAAGAAAAACAAACGTAACAATCCAGAACGGATTGAAATGAAAAAATATTGCTCACGTGAAAAGAAACAAACTTTGCATCGTGAAACGAAATAA
- a CDS encoding 5-formyltetrahydrofolate cyclo-ligase translates to MSKIFLRNQVLDTLNNMSRTEHIKKSLEITDRVLASNEFRSADTIGITISRYPEVDTRPLIEAAWVAGKQIAVPKCIHATRKMDFRLITSYDSLETVYMGLFEPILNETITIEKEGIDLQIVPGIVFSDEGYRIGFGGGYYDRYMSDYNGDTLSLAFASQTSKSVPIEGHDIPVSKIFTEEKLILCQKRETTK, encoded by the coding sequence ATGAGTAAAATTTTTTTGAGGAATCAAGTCCTTGATACATTGAATAATATGAGCCGTACAGAACATATTAAAAAATCTTTGGAAATTACAGATAGAGTACTTGCATCGAATGAATTTCGAAGTGCGGATACAATCGGGATAACGATTTCTCGTTATCCCGAAGTGGACACACGCCCGCTTATCGAAGCGGCTTGGGTGGCTGGTAAACAAATAGCTGTACCTAAATGCATTCATGCAACTCGCAAGATGGATTTTCGTCTCATTACATCATATGATAGTTTGGAAACTGTTTATATGGGCCTTTTTGAGCCGATACTCAATGAAACAATCACGATTGAAAAAGAGGGAATTGATTTGCAAATTGTACCTGGAATAGTGTTCTCAGATGAGGGATACAGAATTGGTTTCGGTGGAGGGTATTATGACCGTTATATGTCGGATTACAACGGCGACACACTGTCGCTGGCATTTGCTAGCCAGACGAGTAAATCGGTACCTATTGAAGGTCATGATATTCCCGTTAGTAAAATATTTACAGAAGAAAAACTCATTTTATGCCAGAAAAGAGAGACCACTAAATGA
- a CDS encoding DUF456 domain-containing protein: MEFIGWIIAIAMFIIAFAGLVYPIIPSALFIIGGFLLYGLIDTFDGMNIWFWIIQVLFVILLFGADTLSNLVGVKKFGGSKAGMWGSTIGLLFGPFLIPFAGILVGPFLGAVIAELVVSRSGIKQSVKTGIGSLVGFFTSVVTKGFVMIVMIVVFMFFIR; encoded by the coding sequence ATGGAATTTATAGGTTGGATTATTGCAATTGCCATGTTTATTATTGCTTTTGCTGGACTCGTATATCCAATAATTCCATCTGCTCTCTTTATAATAGGAGGTTTCCTTCTATATGGGCTAATCGATACATTTGATGGGATGAATATTTGGTTTTGGATCATTCAGGTATTGTTCGTTATCTTGTTGTTCGGAGCGGATACCTTATCAAATCTCGTAGGTGTGAAAAAATTCGGAGGTTCTAAAGCAGGTATGTGGGGGAGTACAATTGGACTTCTTTTTGGTCCTTTTCTCATACCGTTTGCCGGTATTTTAGTAGGTCCATTTTTAGGGGCAGTCATCGCGGAGCTTGTCGTATCTAGGTCCGGAATAAAGCAATCCGTAAAAACAGGTATTGGTTCGCTCGTCGGATTTTTCACTTCGGTTGTGACAAAAGGGTTTGTCATGATTGTTATGATTGTTGTCTTTATGTTCTTTATCAGATGA
- a CDS encoding MBL fold metallo-hydrolase, protein MLKVYTYSLGPIQTNCYIISDESGNCLIMDPGEESGRIINKVKSKELTPIAILLTHAHFDHIGAVDNIRDRYNIPVYIHEEEQDWLVDPRLNGSAKYPGLPDVRTRKADMFIRNEGMMIVGPFEFEVRHTPGHSPGSISYIFGPSRFAIVGDTLFQQGVGRTDLIGGNTGVLLKSIHDKLLCLDDDFIIYPGHGPSTTPEDEKNSNPFLNGF, encoded by the coding sequence ATGTTGAAAGTCTATACATATTCGCTCGGACCAATCCAGACAAATTGTTATATTATCAGTGATGAATCAGGCAATTGTCTAATCATGGATCCGGGTGAAGAAAGTGGCCGTATTATTAATAAAGTGAAGAGCAAAGAGCTGACACCTATCGCGATTTTATTGACACATGCCCATTTCGATCATATTGGGGCTGTCGATAATATAAGGGATCGTTATAACATTCCGGTTTATATTCATGAAGAGGAGCAAGATTGGCTAGTAGATCCGAGACTAAACGGCTCCGCCAAGTATCCTGGGTTGCCTGATGTCCGCACTAGAAAAGCAGACATGTTTATCAGAAACGAAGGGATGATGATTGTAGGTCCATTCGAATTTGAAGTGAGGCATACGCCGGGTCATTCTCCAGGAAGTATTTCATATATTTTCGGCCCATCCCGTTTTGCAATTGTGGGCGATACACTTTTCCAACAAGGAGTTGGAAGGACAGACCTAATCGGTGGAAATACAGGAGTTCTGCTGAAATCTATCCACGATAAATTGCTTTGTCTCGATGATGATTTTATCATATATCCTGGTCACGGACCTTCGACTACTCCAGAAGATGAAAAAAATTCGAATCCATTTTTGAATGGATTTTGA